The genomic segment GGCAATGCAAATTTTTCGGGAAGTCCAAGATTGAAGTTATGTAGTATATCAGAAAAGTATCCTGACCAGCCAACGGCAACAGATACTGCTCCTAAAAAATAGCCAATCGCAGAAATTGAACCAACAATCCACGCGGGGAATCTACCAAATGTTATGTATGTATAGGAATAAGAACTTCCAGAGGTATGCAATATTGAGGAAAATTCTGCATAGCATAAACCAGCACATATACATATGATACCACTTAATGCAAAAGATATAGTAATAGCAGGCCCAGCATGCATTCCAGAGGCAATTCCAGTTAAAACAAATATACCAGCCCCAACAATTACTCCAATACCAAGTGTTATCACTTGAAATAATGACAAACTTTTCTTTAATTTATTATGATTTGAGGCTTTTAAATTAGTCTCATAAACAGATTTTTTCTCAAAAAGAGATTTGAAATTATTTTTCCAAATTGCTTTTATATTTTCCATAAGATAGATAATAAATTGTACATATTACTAAGCAAATTAAAGCGTATTTTATAGTTATGGCAGGATAACTAAATAATATCTGTCCTGCTAATAATATTGCTATCATTGGAATCCACGGAACAAATGGACATTTAAAATTTCTTTTTAAATCTGGCCTTTTATATCTTAGGTATATTGTGCTAAAGCATATAACCATAATTATCAGCAATATAAAGAATGTGCTAAGTTTTACGAGTTCCTCTAACTCTATTGTAGCCCCTACTATTCCGATTAACAAACCAACTATTACGGTAGAGAAGTAAGGTGTGTGATATTTTTTATGGATTTTCTTAAAGATAGAAGGTAATAAACCATCTTTTGTAATTGAATATATCATACGAACAATAGCATATTGATGTACAAGTATTACTGACGTAATTGCTGCTACAGCCCCTAATTTAACAAATATTAAAAAGATTGGACTGTTCATTTTTTTAACAGCAATTGCAAACGGCTGGGCTGTGTTTAAATCTTTATAGTTTACAACTCCCGTAAGAACTGCCCCTACTAAAATATAGGTTATAGTAGCTATAATAATTGCTCCAATTATACCTATTGGTAAGTTTTTTTGTGGATTTTTAGCCTCTTGCGCAGCAGTGCAAACAGAATCAAATCCGGTAAATGCTAAAAATAAGATTGATACCCCAGCAATTACACCTGAGAATCCATATTCTCCAAAAGTTCCAGTATTTTCTGGTATAAAAGGCACCCAATTTGCAAAGTCAATTTTTGTCGCTCCAATTATAATGAAAAGAAACAAAATCGCCATTTTTATAAATACTATAATTGCGTTAACAATTGAAGACCCTTGAGTTCCTCTGCATAATACGAACATAGTAGCTATAGATATTAAGAAAGCTGGTAAATTAAAAAATGCTTTTTTTATTTCTCCATTAGAATCACTATATAAATGTCCTGTCACATGCATAAATTTTTCTGGCAAGTAAATATCGTAATGCTCTAGTAAACCTATAAAATAACTTGACCATCCGTTTGCCACAGATGCTGCAGCTAAAAAATAAGCTAGCACAGAAAAACAGCCTATTAACCAGGCCGGCAATTCTCCGAGTGTAGCGTATGCATAAGTATACGAACTTCCTGATACTGGTATCATAGATGCAAATTCTGCATAACATAACCCAGCGCAAATACAGACAACCCCACTAAGAGCAAAAGATAAAACTATAGCAGGTCCAGCATGGTTAAAAGCGGCAGTTCCAGTTAATACAAAAACTCCGCCACCGATAATTGCTCCAATCCCGAGCAATATTAATTGAAAAGCCCCCATACTTCTAATCAATCCCTTCGATGAATCAGCTTCCTTACGTAGTTCCTCAAATGATTTTTTTCTAAATATTTCTTTAATATTCATCGTTTAGTCAGGAATGGTAAAATATTTGCTGATATGAATATAGATGAATAAGTGCCAAATGCAATACCAAATGTAATTACTGCACTAAAACTCTTCAAATTTTCACCACCAAAAATCCATAAAGAGACGCAAGCAACAAAAGTTGTTAAAAATGTCATTATGGTTCTAGATAAAGTTTCATTAATACTTTTGTTAATCACTTTGGCAGTAAGATAACATTGCTTATTACCAGATGCATTTTCTCTTATGCGATCATAAATGACCACACTATCATTTACAGAATATCCAATAATTGTTAAAATTGCAGCGATAGACGTTAAATTAAATTCATATCCAGTAAACACAAAGAATCCTATAGAAGCCGTTAAATCATGTATTAACGATAATATTGCACCTATGCTAAATCTCCAGTTAAATCTTACTAAAATGTACATCATTATAACAAATAAAGACCAAAAAAATGCAGAAATAGCTTTTTTAACCAAATCATCAGAAATTTTTGGCCCTACAAAATCAATTTTGAGAAAATTAGCTTTTTGATCTAGTTGCAATATTTCAAACTTTATTTGATCTGTTATTTTTATGTTGCTATTTTCTATATTCTGTAGGCGTATAACCAAATTTTCACCAGATTGTTGTAAAACAATATCATTGTATTTAGTGGATAAAGCGCTTTTAATATTATTAGAGTTTTCTGAGGTTAATTCAATTATGATTCCCCCTTTAAAATCAATACCTAAATTTAGCCCATTGTAGAAATATCCTACAATAGTAATTATTGTAAAAATAATGCTGAATAAAAATCCATAATTCCTATAAGAATAAAAATCAAAAAATTTGGAAGGCATGTTTGGCTATCTTTAATATTGGTATAGCTCTATATGATCAAACCATGTGCATTATAGGTGTAAAAATCTATAATTGATCAAAAGATTAGGTACAAGATACATAATAGTTTGAAAATGTCAATTTATGAATTGTAACACATTGTTCATATTACAATCCAAAAATAATAGTAATAAGCTAAAAGCTAGATGATTTATCTATAATGGAAATTGTACCATTTATTGATTTCATGTAACAATATTTTTCAAATTTTTATTATCTTGAAAAAAAAATGATTGAATATATCATGGAATGATAAAAGAAGGTATTTGTTTTGTTTATATGCATCGTTTTATTTCAGTAGATTTTTTTTTAAATAATAAGTTGTTGTTATATGTGTCAATGGAAATTCTGTTGATAATGTTGTTCGGTTTTATTGCAAATAAAATTATTAGTAAATTTTATCGTAAATTTGAAAAGGTAGAAAGGGGTGAAAATATTTATAAAATAGTAATTTTTTCAATCAAAACTCCTCTGAAGATTTTAATATGGGTATTAGTTGCATCATATATAATTGTATTAGCAAACAAATTTTTAAATTTTGATATACTGCATTCTATTTTATTTTTCAGAAAAATTGTCTTTATATTTTTATTTGGATTATTTGCGTTTAAGCTAATACATGAATGTGAATTATATGCTCAGAAAAAAAGCTCTCTTGCCAATAAAGTTAATATGCCGGTTAATATACCAATTGGAACTTTTTGCAGAATATTAAAAATTATCGTTATTTTCTTTGCTTTGCTAACCTCAATTGAGACTTCTGGAATTAATATAACTGGAGTACTTGCATTTGGTAGTGTGAGTGGCATAATACTTGGTTTTGCTTCAAAAGATTTGCTGGCAAATTTTGTTGGAGCGACTTTAATATATCTTGATAAACCTTTTGAAATAGGTGATCATATTCGTTCTCCAGACAAAAAAATAGAAGGAGTTGTGGAATCAATTAGTTGGAGGCTTACAAAAATTAGCACATCTGATAAACGACCTTTATATGTGCCAAATTCTGTTTTTAATGATATAGTAATAGAAAATACTTCAAAGATGTCGCACATGAGGATTAAAGAAATTATAGGAATTAGATATTGTGATATTGCTGCTGTAACAAAAATAATTGATGATGTAAAAAATATGCTTTTAAAACATGAGAAAATTGCCTCGGATCAAACCTTAATCGTCAATTTAACTCAATTTAACCAATCTTCTGTTGATTTTATGATCTACGCATTTACCAAAACCACCGATTCAATTGAATATCAAGAAGTCAAACAAGATGTGTTACTAAAAATTAATAAAATAATTGGTAAAAACAACGCTGAAATGGCCTTTTCCACTAAAACAACTTGCATACAATGTAGTGTGCCGCTATAAACAGAGATAGATAGATGAAGTTATCAATGAAGCAAATATCCTTAAGAGAAAAAATAGGCTCTATGCTGATGTTTGGCTTCAGTGGTTCTAGATATTCTGACAATGGAGTTCAAGAAATAATACGAGATATACAAACTTATAACCTAGCTGGCGTGATATTGTTTGGGTATAACATCATTTCTCCAAAACAATTGAAAGATTTAACTATATTACTTAAAAAAATTAATACCAAGTTATTCGTAGCAGTAGATCAAGAAGGGGGAGTAGTACAAAGATTAAATGCAAAAAAAGGGTTTGCTAATACTAATTCAGCTAAAAATATAGCAGAAAATTATACTTCTGAAGAAGCTTATAAGCTGTATGAAAACATGGCTATAATGCTTAAAGACAATGGTATAAATTTTAATTTTGCGCCATGTGTTGACATTGATGGTGGTTCTCAATGCAGTGTTATTGGAGGCTTAGAAAG from the Candidatus Bandiella numerosa genome contains:
- a CDS encoding amino acid permease yields the protein MNIKEIFRKKSFEELRKEADSSKGLIRSMGAFQLILLGIGAIIGGGVFVLTGTAAFNHAGPAIVLSFALSGVVCICAGLCYAEFASMIPVSGSSYTYAYATLGELPAWLIGCFSVLAYFLAAASVANGWSSYFIGLLEHYDIYLPEKFMHVTGHLYSDSNGEIKKAFFNLPAFLISIATMFVLCRGTQGSSIVNAIIVFIKMAILFLFIIIGATKIDFANWVPFIPENTGTFGEYGFSGVIAGVSILFLAFTGFDSVCTAAQEAKNPQKNLPIGIIGAIIIATITYILVGAVLTGVVNYKDLNTAQPFAIAVKKMNSPIFLIFVKLGAVAAITSVILVHQYAIVRMIYSITKDGLLPSIFKKIHKKYHTPYFSTVIVGLLIGIVGATIELEELVKLSTFFILLIIMVICFSTIYLRYKRPDLKRNFKCPFVPWIPMIAILLAGQILFSYPAITIKYALICLVICTIYYLSYGKYKSNLEK
- the secF gene encoding protein translocase subunit SecF; this translates as MPSKFFDFYSYRNYGFLFSIIFTIITIVGYFYNGLNLGIDFKGGIIIELTSENSNNIKSALSTKYNDIVLQQSGENLVIRLQNIENSNIKITDQIKFEILQLDQKANFLKIDFVGPKISDDLVKKAISAFFWSLFVIMMYILVRFNWRFSIGAILSLIHDLTASIGFFVFTGYEFNLTSIAAILTIIGYSVNDSVVIYDRIRENASGNKQCYLTAKVINKSINETLSRTIMTFLTTFVACVSLWIFGGENLKSFSAVITFGIAFGTYSSIFISANILPFLTKR
- a CDS encoding mechanosensitive ion channel family protein — protein: MIKEGICFVYMHRFISVDFFLNNKLLLYVSMEILLIMLFGFIANKIISKFYRKFEKVERGENIYKIVIFSIKTPLKILIWVLVASYIIVLANKFLNFDILHSILFFRKIVFIFLFGLFAFKLIHECELYAQKKSSLANKVNMPVNIPIGTFCRILKIIVIFFALLTSIETSGINITGVLAFGSVSGIILGFASKDLLANFVGATLIYLDKPFEIGDHIRSPDKKIEGVVESISWRLTKISTSDKRPLYVPNSVFNDIVIENTSKMSHMRIKEIIGIRYCDIAAVTKIIDDVKNMLLKHEKIASDQTLIVNLTQFNQSSVDFMIYAFTKTTDSIEYQEVKQDVLLKINKIIGKNNAEMAFSTKTTCIQCSVPL